The Flavobacterium jumunjinense genome includes a region encoding these proteins:
- a CDS encoding Nif3-like dinuclear metal center hexameric protein has product MKLFEILPILEELAPLAYAEDFDNVGLLVGNQNEDINGVLVCHDALESVIDEAIAKKCNLVVCFHPILFSGLKKITGKNYVERAIVKAIKNDIAIYAIHTALDNHQEGVNKIFCNALGLINAKVLIPKENFIKKLVTYTVPENATILRNALFEAGAGRIGNYDDCSFNSNGIGTYKGNEYSNPEIGEKHKFTETNEIKIEVTFEKHLESKILKSLFKNHIYEEVAYEIYALTNKHQNIGLGMIGEFETPMNETEFLTFVKNKMQCGGIRHSAFINKNIKKVAVLGGSGSYAIKNALQAGADAFLTADLKYHQFYEAENKLLLADIGHFESERYTKNYIVDYLKEKITNFAVVLSEENTNPVQYF; this is encoded by the coding sequence ATGAAACTTTTTGAAATACTACCTATACTTGAAGAACTAGCTCCTTTAGCCTATGCAGAAGATTTTGACAATGTAGGTTTACTAGTTGGAAATCAGAACGAAGATATTAATGGAGTTTTAGTTTGCCATGATGCGCTAGAAAGCGTTATCGATGAAGCTATAGCTAAAAAATGCAATCTTGTTGTTTGCTTCCACCCTATTCTTTTTAGCGGATTAAAGAAAATAACAGGTAAAAACTATGTAGAAAGAGCTATTGTAAAAGCAATAAAAAATGATATTGCTATTTATGCAATTCACACCGCTCTAGACAACCATCAAGAAGGCGTTAATAAAATATTTTGCAATGCACTTGGGTTAATAAACGCAAAAGTTTTAATTCCAAAAGAAAACTTTATTAAAAAACTCGTTACTTATACTGTTCCAGAAAACGCAACAATTTTACGTAACGCATTATTTGAAGCAGGTGCAGGAAGAATTGGAAACTATGACGATTGCAGTTTTAACAGTAATGGAATTGGCACCTATAAAGGTAATGAATATAGCAATCCAGAAATTGGAGAAAAACATAAATTTACAGAAACCAACGAAATAAAAATCGAGGTTACTTTTGAGAAGCATTTAGAATCGAAAATTTTAAAATCGCTCTTTAAAAACCATATTTATGAAGAAGTTGCCTATGAAATTTACGCTTTAACCAACAAACATCAAAATATTGGTCTAGGAATGATCGGTGAATTTGAAACACCAATGAACGAGACGGAATTCCTAACATTTGTTAAAAACAAAATGCAATGTGGAGGCATTAGACACAGTGCTTTCATTAACAAAAACATAAAAAAAGTAGCGGTTTTAGGAGGTTCAGGAAGTTATGCAATAAAAAACGCACTACAAGCTGGTGCCGATGCTTTTTTAACGGCAGACCTTAAATACCATCAGTTTTATGAAGCAGAAAACAAACTGCTTTTAGCAGATATTGGTCATTTTGAAAGCGAAAGATATACAAAAAATTATATTGTTGATTATCTTAAAGAAAAAATCACTAATTTTGCAGTCGTTTTATCAGAAGAAAATACAAATCCTGTTCAATACTTTTAA